The DNA region TATATGGGCTTCTGAGATGCCTTTTTTATCCCCAAtttggtggggttttttgttgttgttgttgttgttgtttgtttgttttttagggagGTTTTAAGTTTGCAGCAAAATTGAATGGAAGTCAGAAATTTCTTTGCATGCCCCTGCCCCAGGCAGGCACAACCCCCATGGCCAGCTCCTCATGCCCCAGAGCACCTGCGTTGTCACCACCCAGACACAGTGTGCACAGGGCTCCATCTGGGTGTTGCATGTTCAGTGGATTTGATCGAATGCGTAGCAACATGATCCGGCGCTATAGCACCACACAGAATTGTTGTACTGTCCTGGAAGCCCCCTGTGCTCTGCCTGTCTCAATCATTCTCCTCTATTTAGCGAATTTTTTGTTTCAGTGATTATATTTTTCAACTGTGGcatttctatttgattctttttatataatttcctCTTTTAAGATATTCTGTTTCTTGAGTGAGTATCATTATCATTTAATTCTTGAAACATACTTACAATATTTGTTTTGAGGTCTTGTTTAACTCAGCATTTGGACTCACTCGGTTGTATTCTATCAATTGCTTTTTTCCATAAATTTAGATCACATTTCCTGTTTTCCTGTCTCATAACTTTGTTGAAAATTCAATGACATCTCATTAGAAAGAGCAGAGCCAGAAGGCAGGTGATATATTATACCTGGATTCTGAATTGTTTTCCTAAGTTTGTTTTAGTGAAGTTTTCTGGACTTAAATCAGAAAATCTGCCTCCCCTGTAATGTGCAGCCTCTGTCACCACTGCTTATTTAAGATGTGCTTTTGCTCTTTAGCCTGGTTTCCTAGAGCTGCATctttgtgtgtgcgtgcacatatGTGTGGCGGGGAGGGGGCTGCATCTTCTTAAAGCTCCATGGTCACCTGTGATTTAGGCAGGAGTGGTACTCAGATACCTCTAGCACCAAGGGCTTCTTACCTCAGCCATTTGGCCCTGTGGTTTGGGGAGCACCTTCCGTGTTCACCCAGCCTCTTGTTCTCTCTCCCGGTTTCTCCGGTCTTCTCTTGGAGCTCCTAACACATGCATTTCCCTCAAGAGCTGGGGATCTCCCTGTTAAACACATAGCTGGTGTTCACTGCAGCTGAAGTCACAACCCCACATGATTAGAGCTGTTTCCCCAGTGGTTTTTGCCAGCACTGCCACATGTAGCTGCCAGGGCCTGGGTTTTGCCTCTGCCCCCATCTGCTCTGCAGCTTTTAGTTTTTTCCCAAGCTGAAAGAACTATCATGGGTTTTCTGAACCCAGGAGCGGGCCAAATGTAGCAGCTGTCTCCTCCCATTTCCACCAGAGCTGAGCGGGTTGTCACTAATCTCTTTTCAGTGTATGTGTGCTCTCATCAATTTCCAGTGAGTCTTGacaattttttccagttttaggCTTGTATTTCTGTGGGAAGTGTTCAGTGATGTCCCTACCAGGCCCTAGCTGAGCTTAGATCTTTTTATAGTTCGAGATCTTTTTCGAGTTCTCAGGTTTAAGTCTTTACTTCATCTGGAATGTGTTTCTGTGGACATTTTGATGTTGGTCATCAATTTGGGGGTCTTATATATGAAAACTCAGATTTTGAATCCAGAGTTCATCCTTCCCTAGCATGTTTGCGGTACTCCTCAGTTGTTAGGTTTCCTATGTGCATGGGGCTCTTGCTGCTCTCCTTTGTTCCACAGGTCAGTTTGTCCATCTCTTAGTTTTTGCCTTATGGACATACCATAACTATTCCCCATGCTTCaaatttttagattatttctaGGTTTTTCATATTCTTGGAAATCCTTTCATAAAAGCACTTGTTCGATTGAGCATCCCtgatctgaaaattcaaaatctgaagtgTTCCAAAATCCCAAACATTTTGAGTGTGGACATAAtgccacaagtagaaaattccacacctgacctcatgtgaaCAGGTAGCAGTTCAAAATCAGCCACACTGAAAATACTGTGTAGGATTACTTTAAGCTGTGTGTATAAGGTttatatgaaacaaatgaatttcttgTTTAACTTGATTCTACCCCCAAAATATCGCGTTATGTCTTTGTAAatgttccaaatttttaaaaaatctaagtcTAAAACACTTCTGGTCCTAAGTATTCTGGATAAGGAGCACTCAATCTGTGCCAAATTTTAAGGCCTCTACTAGTGATAAAGGATCCTCCAAAAAGGTTTGACTGATGGTCAAACATTGGGAGTGTGTGCCGAACTCACCTGGCGAGGAGTTGCTTCGAGTGCATCCCTTTAGTCCTTGGTTGAGTGAGACTTTTCTGCCAGTACCTCCACTACAGTGCTCTTGCAGCTGTGTCACAGCTGCTGGTATTGCTTGCTCAATGGCAATGCCCTATTTACCAGGATAGCCAGGGGTGAGAAGCAGCACCCCAGACCATCACTGTGCAACTCGGGGAGCTTACTGAGACTGCCTGTCcatctccctccttcccacccacAGATTCCTGCCTAGGAAGACAACCCTGGCTCTGTTTTGACGTGAATGCCAGCCCTCAGCTGCTCCTGTGGGGTTAACAGTTTCCTGTATGAAATGATGACATGCAGTGGTGGCTGCTGGTTAgctttttcatgtctttatttgGCAGGTTCAAGATTGCAGTCCTGTGTCTGTCCCCACATTTCCTCTTCATTCTCTTCTCTaacttggttttggttttggttttaattttactGGTGTACTGATATCTAAAAGTTGCAATACTGCTGAATGTGGTGGAAtaggtttgtaatcccagcaagttgggaggctgaggcaggaggattgcaagcccaagggcaacttaatgagaccctgtctcaaaacaaaaaataataagaactggaaaaaaataaaaagggttggggatatagctgtGTGGTAAagtatgcctgggttcaatctccagtacttaaatatatatatctatatgagTCTCAGCACTGCTACTTATGACTAGGCTGTCCTAGTGGGTTTGGGTCCAGGACATGCATGCACCCCGTCCACCCTATACCATGTTTGCTATGAGTACTTATTAGGTCTGGAACTTCATAACTGGAGATCATGGTGAGCCAAAGTCACTAGCCCTCTGCCACATTGTCACCCTAGCCTAGCAAGCTGGAAACAATACCAGGAATCTGCTCCTCAGAGTAACCAGGCGCATCCTGAGAGACTTCAAGTGTGCATGTTTAGTGTGTATGAGTATAttgtttgtgcgtgtgtgtgtttattcACGTGTAAATATAGTGTGTGAGTTTATGTATATGGATACATGGGAATATATATATGTGCTTGTATATTTGTGTGCACATATGTAGGTATGTCTGTGAGTATGAGTGTATATggttatgcatgtgtgtgtttatgtgtgtgtgcatgagtgaaAGTCTGTGTTTGCTTGTGGGAAAGTGTGTATTTATATGCACATGCAAAAGTGtatgagagggctggggctggggctcagtggtagagcatttgcttagcatgtgcgaggccctgggttaaatcctcagcaccacattaaaataattaaataaaataaaggtattgtgttcatctacaactagaaaaaaaatattaaaaaagtatatgagagagggctggggctgtagctcggcggcagaacccttgcctagcatgtgtgaggcactgggtttgatccttagcaacacataaaaaataaataaagtcacgctgtccatctacaacttaaaaaatttaaaaaaggtatgtgagagagatggaaaaaaagtatattctttTTGGTGTGTTTATTTCCCTGTCTGTTTCTCCCTTCTGGGCACCAGGCAGATGACCTTGGTGTTCCTGGGCTTGTTTGCCCTCATAGGCCATGCCTGAGCCTTGCCTCCTGTGGCCTTCTCTGCAGGTTCTCCCATGGGCAGGTGGTCTCTGTGGATGAACTGCGCCCCTTCCAGGACCCAGACCTGAGCTTGCTGCAGGCTGGCTCTACGTGTCTGGCCAAGCACCAGGATGGCCTCTGGCACCCAGCTCGGATCCTTGGTGAGGCTGGTGTGGGGACTTCCCTGATAGGGTGCTTCTGAATAAAGCCCTTCTTAAAAAgtcttttctctgcttcctgtggcCACTTTCTATCTCTTTGGACATTGAGACCCTGACTGGGCCCAAGAGGAGCAAGTCTGGCCTGGCCTCAGTTCTGCCTCACTTCCCCCTTCCTTTGTTGCTCCTTTCTGTGGCCTGCTCATGACAGCTGCTGACCTGCAGCCCATGTTTGTCTCCTCAGATGTAGATAATGGCTACTATACAGTCAAGTTTGACTCACTGCTGCTGAAAGAGGCTGTGGTGGAGGGAGATAGCATTCTGCCCCCGCTGCGCACGGAGGCTGCAGAGTCATCAGACTCAGACAGTGGTGATGCGGTTGACTCAAGCTATGCCAGAGGTACAACGGCAGCGTGGTGCCCAGAGCCAGGATGGTGGGGGCCTGGAGCAAGGTTGGCAGCTTTCTCCCTGAGAAGCACCCTGCTAAGGGGACAACTGTAGTGAGTGGCCAAAGTGAGGTCAGCTCAGCCTGGGTAACCACAGCAGAGGTCCTGGGGTAGGGCCAGAGACCTGGCCTTTGGCTTTGAGGAGCATGTGCAACAGTTACAAGCTCTGAGATGCAAGGTCTTGGCCTTGCTGTGGGAGAGGACGGACTGTTGGGGCTGGAGCTGCTAAAGAGACAACAGGGAGTGATGGGTAGACGTGACGGACAGGAAAGGGTGGCTCTGTCAAATGCTTTTCGAGGCTGAGGACCTGTTGCCTGGTGGGTGGGGGTGGAAGGGAACCTGGCAGATAGAGGGTGTGTGTCCAGATACATTGGGTGGAGGTATCAGGAAAGGGAGCTGGTAGGCAATGTTCAAGTCTCCTGAGGGGCTCGGGAGGATGGTGACAGGGAGGTGTCCCTGGGAACCTATGGCATGAATTGGTGATTTCTGAACCCCTATCCTCAGCAACCAGTGATAGGCTGCAGTACAGTCAACTTACCTGCTTAAGGTGCCAGGAACACCCACAGCAGGTTTGTGAATCCTGGCAAGAGATGGGTATCCTGCTTGGGAGCTGAACTCTTGGGGAACACGGGCCAGAGCACAGGTCACCACTCACTGTCCTCTGGCCTAGCTGAGCCATTGCCCTCTGTCTCTTGCAGTGGTGGAATCAGGCACTGCAGACACTGGGACCTGCAGCTCTGCCTTTGCTGGCTGGGAAGTACACACACGTGGCATTGGCTCCAGACTCCTCGCCAAGATGGGATATGAGTTTGGCAAGGGTGAGTGTGTGCTACCTGGGGGCAAGGGTGCTGGAGAGCAGCTGAGGGTCAGTAGCTGCAGCACCAGCCCTACTTCTTCACAGGCTTAGGCAGACATGCTGAAGGCCGGGTGGAGCCTATTCATGCTGTGGTGTTGCCTCGAGGGAAATCGCTGGACCAGTGTGCAGAGATCCTGCAAAAGAGGACCAAGCGGAGCCATGCTGGTGCCAGCAGGCCCCCAAGGTGCCAGGGGAGTGGGAGTGGGCCTGGGGGCCGACCACCCCCTCGGAACGTGTTTGACTTCCTGAATGAAAAGCTGCAGAGCCAGGCTCCTGGGGCCCTGGAGGCTGGGGCGGGCCCCCCAGGAAGGAGGAGCCAGGACATGTACCATGCCAGCAAGAGCGCCAAGCAGGCCCTGAGCCTACGGCTCTTCCAGACTGAGGAGAAGATTGTGCGTACCCAGCGGGACATCCAGGGCATCCAGGAGGCCCTCACCCGGAATGCTGGCCGGTACGTGTGGGGCCCTGGGCGCTGGGTGGCCATCCCTATAGGACATATGCGAGAGGTCACCTGACCTGAGGGTGCCTGCTGGTTTGAAGAAAGCTAGATGTAAGAGGTCGGGCAGTGGCCATGACAGCAGTGGTGTCAATGGGCCAGGAAGCTATGCTGACAAGCAGGCCGTTCCTAGGCACAGCGTAGCAGCAGCCCAGCTGGAAGAGAAGCTGGCAGGAGCCCAGCGGCAGCTGGGGCAGCTCCGAGCTCAGGAGGCAGGCCTGCAGCGGGAACAGCGGAAGGCAGACACCCACAGGAAGATGACAGAGTTCTAGAGGCCTCGAATGCACTGTGGATGGGTCTTGGGACCCCAACTCCGGCTGCCTTGGCTGGAAAACCAGCTGTCACTCTGACACCTAGGATACCTCTCAAGAGGGGACAGCCCACTTCTAGGATTCGTATCAGCCTCACCAGCCTGGAGTATTTGGACACTGCCAAGTGAAGATGTCCTTCTGGAGGGTCAGTCATTTCTGGACACTTACTTGCCTGCAGAGCCCACCTGCCAGTGTCTTGGGGCGTATCCTTAGCAAGGACATTAAAATGATTTCGTCACAGTATCAGTGGAGACTCAGCTGGCTACGGGgtctctggggagagaggggtctACACAGGTTCATGGCAACTCACAGGCTGGGCTTCAGGGGTCCTGAATGAGGCCACAGCCCATGCCAGGGTCAGAGGGCCCAGGAGAGTGgccttctcccttctttttctgaTTGAGGTGGGTAAAAACCCTGGGTGTCCTTTGGTGCCCTGTGCTTACTTCACTGGGTGGAGTTGGCCCTCAGGAGCACTGTTAGGCAGGTGGTCCTGGTCAAGTGGGTTTGGTCAGTGCAAATTTGGTGGCCACTGATTGTCTAGCTGATCTACTCTCCCCACTTCTTGTTGGCGAGTGTTCACTTCAGTGGGTGTGGTAGGGTGCAAAGCTGGGCTCTCAGAATATAGGGATGGCCACCCAGTGCCCAGGGTAGCACACTGAGTCACGACTAGACCAAGGGAGGGGCCCTAGCAGGTGGGTGACTCCTGgtgcagcagcagctgcagctcaGGGCTGAGGGCTGCTGGGGAGGTGCTCTGAGGCTGCAACAGGAAGTGAGGTGGGGAGCTCTACCAGGCCCACAAAGACCTTCCTGGCTGCCCCAGACAGGGCCGTGGAGGAGCCGCGTGGTGGCCTTGGTAAGTGCCTGCTCTGCCCTCCAGCATGGGCAATTCCCCAAGCCCCTCAGGGGCGCTCCTTGCATTTGGGAGGGCTTGGACTGGCCTGGTCAAAGCATTGGGAACTGGCTGTGTTCTAGTTAGTCAGACTGGGCCCTCCCACATGCCCGTGCAAGAAGCCCGCTGCTGAGTCTGGGTAGACTGGCCTCAACCTCCAAGATTACCCCTTGGATCTCCCCTAACTCCTACAGATAGTTGGTGGGCCCACCTGTCACCCACCACCCATCCCCCAGGCAACTCTGCTGACATCAATCCAGCATAGGTGGCAGAGACCAGAGCGGTGGGAGGACATTTCAGTGCC from Ictidomys tridecemlineatus isolate mIctTri1 chromosome 5, mIctTri1.hap1, whole genome shotgun sequence includes:
- the Zgpat gene encoding zinc finger CCCH-type with G patch domain-containing protein isoform X1 codes for the protein MDEESLETALQTYRAQLRQVELALGAGLEAAEQADLRQLQADLRELIGLTEASLVSVRKSKLLAALDAEAAGVPAGPEMAPEGEAGPGPAEPGRADPDPDPDPGELSGAKVNAPYRSAWGTLEYHNAMVVGTEAAEDGSAGVRVLYLYPTHKSLKPCPFFLEGKCRFKDSCRFSHGQVVSVDELRPFQDPDLSLLQAGSTCLAKHQDGLWHPARILVVESGTADTGTCSSAFAGWEVHTRGIGSRLLAKMGYEFGKGLGRHAEGRVEPIHAVVLPRGKSLDQCAEILQKRTKRSHAGASRPPRCQGSGSGPGGRPPPRNVFDFLNEKLQSQAPGALEAGAGPPGRRSQDMYHASKSAKQALSLRLFQTEEKIVRTQRDIQGIQEALTRNAGRHSVAAAQLEEKLAGAQRQLGQLRAQEAGLQREQRKADTHRKMTEF
- the Zgpat gene encoding zinc finger CCCH-type with G patch domain-containing protein isoform X2: MDEESLETALQTYRAQLRQVELALGAGLEAAEQADLRQLQADLRELIGLTEASLVSVRKSKLLAALDAEAAGVPAGPEMAPEGEAGPGPAEPGRADPDPDPDPGELSGAKVNAPYRSAWGTLEYHNAMVVGTEAAEDGSAGVRVLYLYPTHKSLKPCPFFLEGKCRFKDSCRFSHGQVVSVDELRPFQDPDLSLLQAGSTCLAKHQDGLWHPARILDVDNGYYTVKFDSLLLKEAVVEGDSILPPLRTEAAESSDSDSGDAVDSSYARVVESGTADTGTCSSAFAGWEVHTRGIGSRLLAKMGYEFGKGLGRHAEGRVEPIHAVVLPRGKSLDQCAEILQKRTKRSHAGASRPPRCQGSGSGPGGRPPPRNVFDFLNEKLQSQAPGALEAGAGPPGRRSQDMYHASKSAKQALSLRLFQTEEKIVRTQRDIQGIQEALTRNAGRHSVAAAQLEEKLAGAQRQLGQLRAQEAGLQREQRKADTHRKMTEF